In a single window of the Olivibacter sp. SDN3 genome:
- a CDS encoding outer membrane lipoprotein carrier protein LolA gives MKRIISVVTLVSCIMMAFAQHDPEAQKLLNAVSKKYQSYSTVKIDFAIKGTNHQQQVTVNDKGELLLEPKSNRYRISMQDQEMISDGKVQWTVLKEEQEVQLTNVNNEEVESLTPTNIFTFYRKGFKYASAQDEKVNNKTLSVIELTPEDSKKQFFKVRLRIDKAISQIYDATVFDKSGARYTYTIVKLNPNQQFAAKTFIFDKGDYPGMELVDLR, from the coding sequence ATGAAACGTATAATCTCAGTTGTAACACTGGTTTCTTGTATTATGATGGCTTTTGCACAGCATGATCCTGAAGCGCAAAAATTATTAAACGCTGTCAGCAAAAAATACCAGTCGTATAGTACGGTGAAAATTGATTTTGCTATAAAAGGGACTAACCATCAACAGCAGGTAACGGTAAATGACAAGGGGGAATTGCTTTTAGAACCGAAATCAAATAGGTACCGTATTTCTATGCAGGATCAGGAAATGATTTCAGATGGTAAGGTACAATGGACGGTGTTAAAAGAAGAACAGGAAGTACAGTTAACTAATGTAAATAACGAAGAAGTAGAATCGTTAACACCAACAAATATTTTTACATTCTATAGAAAAGGTTTTAAATACGCCTCAGCTCAAGACGAAAAAGTTAACAACAAGACATTGAGTGTCATTGAACTTACACCAGAAGATAGTAAAAAACAGTTTTTTAAAGTTAGATTGAGAATTGATAAGGCCATTAGTCAGATTTACGATGCCACTGTTTTTGATAAGAGTGGAGCAAGGTATACCTATACCATCGTGAAATTAAACCCTAATCAACAATTTGCAGCGAAAACTTTTATATTTGACAAGGGCGACTATCCCGGAATGGAATTGGTAGATTTGAGATAA